The Candidatus Cloacimonas sp. genome contains the following window.
TGCTTTGCTTTGGACAATGATGCCTTCATAAATTCCGGTATTTCCACCTACAAAAACATCATCTTCAATAATAACAGGACGCATTCCGATAGGTTCTAAAACCCCGCCAATAATAGCTCCTGCAGAAAGGTGAACATTTTTTCCAACTTGAGCACAAGAGCCAACCAGGGAATGGGAATCAATAAGTGTTCCGCTATCAATGTATGCCCCGATATTGATATAGGCAGGAGGCATAATTGTAACTCCGGATGAGATGTAGCAACCATTTCTGGCGGAACTGCCACCAGGGACTATTCTGATTTTATCATCCAGAGAGAATTGTTTTTCCGGTAGTGTATCTTTATCATAAAAGAGTTTATCCACACCCCACTGATAAGTAGTTAATTCTCCCATCCGAAAGCCAATAAGGATACCCATTTTCACCCATTCATTCACTTTCCAGATACCGTTTTCTTTCTCGCAGGAGCGTATTTTCCCGATATTCAAAGCGGCAAGGAACTCATTAAACAATGCCTTGTGTTCTGTTGTCCAAGTTTTGGGCTGGTTATTATAGAGCTCAATTATTTCCTGTTGCATCCATATTCCTTTGCTAAGATTTGTAAACGCGTTAAGGCAAGCTCTAAAGTGCTGAGCGGGCAACCAAAGTTCAAACGCATAAAACCTTTTCCATCTTCGCCAAATTCAGTTCCAGGTTCAAGTGCCAGTCCTGCCTTATTAACTATCAGATTTTGCAGTTCCTCATCAGATAACCCCCAGTTTCTAAAATCCAGCCAAGCTAAAAAAGTTCCTTCAATAGGGCTTAATTGCACGCCTGGTAATTCACGCGGCACAAAATCGGTTATCATCAATCTATTATTATTCAAGTAAGAAAGTAAATCTTCCAGCCAACCCTCGGATTCATTATACGCAGCTATTAAAGCAGTTATTCCGAAGGTATTACCTGTATAGAGATGAAGCTTATTGTTAAGTTCGCTAAACTTATTTCTTATTTCCTCATTTGCTACAAGAACTACAGCTGTGGCTAATCCCGCAATATTAAAACTTTTAGAAGGCGAAACTCCCGTTAAGCAAAATTCCGCAAAATCATTCAAAGAAGCCAAGGGGAGGTGCTTATAATCAGGATATACGATATCAGCGTGAATTTCATCAGCAAAGACAGGGACATTATATTTAGCGCATAAATTACCGATTTTAGTTAATTCTGCCTCCGTCCAAACTCTGCCTACAGGATTATGCGGACTGCAAAAGATGAATAATTTTACCTGTTGTAATTTGTTTTCCAAATCCTGCCAATCAATACTGTAAACGCCATTATTGTTTACCAGAGGGGAAGTTATTAGCTTTCTTTTATGGTCAAGCACGGCATCATAGAAAGGACGGTAAACAGGGGTCTGAATTAAAACACCCTCTCCTGGCTCGGTTAAAGCCATCACCGCTAAAGAGATAGCAGGAACCAAACCGGGAACGGCTATCATCCAATCCTCATTAACATCCCAGCCAAAGCGTCTTTTCTGCCAGGAGATAACAGCATCGCTAAAATCATTCAGGCGAAGATTATAGCCAAAGACAGGATGTTTTAAGCGGCGGGATAAGGCAGCTATAATTTCATCTGAGACCGCAAAATCCATATCGGCAACCCACATAGGAAGCAATTCGCTGTTACCGAATAGCATTTGCAAAGCATCATACTTAAAGCAACCGGTTTTACGGCGGTCTATTATTTTATCAAACCTGCTCTGTTCCATTATCCTCAGCCAAATTTCTTAAATGATTAACTACTTTACCTAAGAGTTGATTTAGCTGGGCATTGGGTGCAAAATCAGCTAAATTAAGTAATATCTCTAGAATTTTGGGAAACGAAGCCGATGTTTTAAATATTTTTTCCTTGTCTCCGTCACGGTATTTCAGAATTATGCTAAAGGAAATCTGTTTGTTTAAATCTATAGAACTTATATTATCATAAGGAATTATCACCTTGGGCTTACCTAAAAAACCGAAACAAATCTTGTCCTCAAAAAAAGTTACCCGATAGAGAGAAGTTAACTGTTTAAAAACCGAATCAAGCGCTACAAAGAGAATTATTAAGGGTAACACTTTAAAGAAGATAGGAGTATCACTGGAAACAAATCTTACAAAGAAAAAGAGGGCATACAAACAAATTACCAAAGCCACAATAAGCATTATAAAGCGCATCCAGGGCGAATAATGATAGGTAGCAGGCAGTTCGTTGCGGATTGATTTTACTTTTATTTCACGCGGCATTGGTATTCCTGCCAAAGTTTTTTTATGCTGGTTAGGATAACTTCTGTAAGGGGGATAATATCAAACAGGTTATGCTTATCCTGGTCGCTGTGAAAATCACTTCCCCCTGTCATATACAATCCATTTTCCGTTGCGATTTCAATGAAATTATCAATTTCCCATTGATAGTGGTCGGGATGCCAAACCTCCAATCCGTCAATCCCCATCTGGATAATATCTTCCAGATAGGAAAGTTTGGTTAGTTTTCCCGGATGAGCAACAACGGCTACACCATTTGCCTGATGAATAATGGAAACAACATCGGCAACTGAAACCTCCGGCTTAGATACATAAGCGGGTTTATTATCCCCGATGTATTTTTCAAATGCTTCATTTTTAGTTTGGCAATACTTGTGATTTACTAAAATCTGAGCTATATGAGGACGCACAATCAATTCTCTACTACCGGCAACAGCAATAACTTCTTCCAGGGTTATGGGCATTCCCATTTCCTCCAGAAGTTTAATCATCTTCTTAGCGCGTTCTTTCCTACCGCTTAAATACATCTCTGTCATATCTTGCAGGACAGGATTATCAAAATCGCAGCCATAAGCTAAAATATGCACATCGTCACCCTTATACTGAGAGCTAACTTCCATACCCGGCAGTATTTTAAGGGGTGCTACATCTTTTGGAATTTGCAAGTAAGCATCTGCCGTATCGTGGTCGGTAATGGAAATTAAATCCAAACCAATTTGCTGAGCACGCTTTATTAGCTCTATCGGATTTACACTTCCATCCGACACCTTAGTATGCAAATGCAGATTAACTCGCTGAATGTCATTTATATCTTTAACTATCATAATTCATTTTCTCTGTTGACTTATTTTGGCTCTGCTAAAAATAGTCAATCTATTTTTTTGTTTGGGAGTTTGAATTATGGAATATGACCCGATTAAAAACCGTTTGGCAAAAGCCATTGGGATGTTTCCCGCTTTACGCAAACTTATTTATTTTGCGTTCAATATTGGTTTTCTCAGGCAAAGATATGTAATTAGAGAGATTCGTAATTTTTTTCCTGATACTGAGAAAATAAATTTATACGATGCAGGAGCGGGTTTCTGTCAATACTCATCCTTTGTGCTTTCCCATTGGTTACAATCCACAGCTTTCGCTACTGACCTGAAAAGCGATTATTTAATATCCTTCGCTGCCTTTGCCGATATTTATTATCCGGGTCGTTTCAGCTATAAAACTGCCGATTTGCAAAAATACACTCCTGCCCAAAAGTATAATTTGACCCTGGCAATTGACATTATGGAACATATTGAAGATGATGTTTCGGCTTTAATCAATATGTATAACTCCCTTCAATCAGGGGGCTATCTTATTCTTTCTACTCCTTCAAACCTTGATGTGGCAGCCAAATTTACTGCAGAACATATCCGTGCCGGTTATAACAAAAAGGAATTGGAAAATAAACTGCTGCAGGTTGGTTTCCAGATTGATAAAAGTTTTTATACTTATGGAACTTACGGCGCTCTATCCTGGAAATTGCTCCTCAAGATACCTTTGCTGCTAATAACCAAAAAACTTTATTTTTTGCTGCCGTTGTATTATCCGATTGTCTATCCCTTTGCTGAAATCCT
Protein-coding sequences here:
- a CDS encoding 2,3,4,5-tetrahydropyridine-2,6-dicarboxylate N-succinyltransferase; protein product: MQQEIIELYNNQPKTWTTEHKALFNEFLAALNIGKIRSCEKENGIWKVNEWVKMGILIGFRMGELTTYQWGVDKLFYDKDTLPEKQFSLDDKIRIVPGGSSARNGCYISSGVTIMPPAYINIGAYIDSGTLIDSHSLVGSCAQVGKNVHLSAGAIIGGVLEPIGMRPVIIEDDVFVGGNTGIYEGIIVQSKAVIASGTVITASTPIYDSIREKFLEYDAGKSFTIPANAVVVPGSRRLKSNPDFQIACPIIIKYRDNKTDKAVELEQALRI
- a CDS encoding PatB family C-S lyase: MEQSRFDKIIDRRKTGCFKYDALQMLFGNSELLPMWVADMDFAVSDEIIAALSRRLKHPVFGYNLRLNDFSDAVISWQKRRFGWDVNEDWMIAVPGLVPAISLAVMALTEPGEGVLIQTPVYRPFYDAVLDHKRKLITSPLVNNNGVYSIDWQDLENKLQQVKLFIFCSPHNPVGRVWTEAELTKIGNLCAKYNVPVFADEIHADIVYPDYKHLPLASLNDFAEFCLTGVSPSKSFNIAGLATAVVLVANEEIRNKFSELNNKLHLYTGNTFGITALIAAYNESEGWLEDLLSYLNNNRLMITDFVPRELPGVQLSPIEGTFLAWLDFRNWGLSDEELQNLIVNKAGLALEPGTEFGEDGKGFMRLNFGCPLSTLELALTRLQILAKEYGCNRK
- a CDS encoding PHP domain-containing protein → MIVKDINDIQRVNLHLHTKVSDGSVNPIELIKRAQQIGLDLISITDHDTADAYLQIPKDVAPLKILPGMEVSSQYKGDDVHILAYGCDFDNPVLQDMTEMYLSGRKERAKKMIKLLEEMGMPITLEEVIAVAGSRELIVRPHIAQILVNHKYCQTKNEAFEKYIGDNKPAYVSKPEVSVADVVSIIHQANGVAVVAHPGKLTKLSYLEDIIQMGIDGLEVWHPDHYQWEIDNFIEIATENGLYMTGGSDFHSDQDKHNLFDIIPLTEVILTSIKKLWQEYQCRVK